CCTGTGGGGGTAGGTACGCGCAAGGCGATGCCATCGAGACGCCCTTTGAGTTCGGGTAAAACCAACCCAACTGCTGTAGCTGCACCCGTCGTAGTTGGTACAATGTTCTGAGCGGCGGCGCGTCCTCGTGCCCACTCTTCGGGATGTCCCATATCCACCAAACGCTGGTCGGCAGTGTAGGCGTGTATTGTAGTCATCCAAGCTTTATCGATGCCAAATTCATCGTTGAGGATTTTGGCTAGAGGCGATAAGCAATTGGTGGTACAGGAAGCAGCTGAGATGACATCATCTCGCTCTTTGTCGTATTTTTCGTGATTGACGCCAAATACGAAGGTGGGGACTGCCTCGCCCTTGGCAGGCGCACTGATAATCACTTTTTTGGCACCAGCTTGCACGTGCAAACCAGCTTTGTCAGCGCTGCGAAAGACGCCGGTAGACTCAATTACGACATCAATTCCCATGTCCTTCCAGGGCAGGGCGGCGGGATCTCTTTCTGCCAAAAGGGGGATTTCGCGATCGCCAATTTTAAGACCTTTTTCGCCGGGAGTCACTTCATCTTCGGGGAAGCGACCGTATATCGAGTCATACTGCAATAGGTATGCTGCTAAGTCAGGTTTTAATGCAACGTCGTTGACGGCGACGACTTCCACATCCGGGTTTTGATGCGCTATCCGCATAAAAGCCCGTCCAATTCGTCCAAACCCGTTAATTGCTACTCGTTTCATGTCTTTCACCCTATCGGATTACCTAAATCTGCTGAGTTATGCCAATTCCCTATTAGTAGGGGATAATAGCCTCAAGTTCTTGAGTCACCCCAAAGCATTAACGCATTCCCAAGCAAACCAGTGTTAAGAATACTTGGCTATTGGGAGAAAGTAGCAATGCTTTATAAAAGTTTTAGACATTTGGGGCCGATTGGAACTGGTTTTGCATTTAACACATAGCGCGATCGCATTAAGCAAATGAAAAGAAGACGGATCGTTACCTTTATCGCTGGGATAGCTGCTGTAGTAATGTTGACAGTCGGCTTCGGTTATGTAAAAACGGGATATTTTGCGATCGCGCAGGGCCGATCGCCATTAACCGTATCCGCCGCTATTAGTCTCACCGAATCTTTGCAAGAAATTAAGCGAATTTATACCCGCAGCAAGCCGAATATCGCCGTTACGTATAATTTTGGCGCTTCCGGTGCCCTCCAGCAACAGATCGAACAAGGGGCCCCCGTTGATGTTTTCTTTTCAGCCGCAGCTAAACAAATGGATGCTTTGCAGGAAAAGGGATTGCTGATTACAGAAACTCGCAAAACTCTGCTGAATAACCGCATTGTTTTAATTACACCTAAAAATGCGCCTGCACTGAGGAGTTTCAGAGATTTAACCAGTTCGCAGGTGAAGCGAATTGCGATTGGGGAACCCAGGAGTGTACCGGCTGGACAATATGCACAAGAAGTGCTAAATAATTTGGGTATTTTCGAGCAAATCAAACCGAAAATTGTTTACGCCAACAACGTGCGTCAGGTGCTTACCTACGTGGAAACGGGAAATGTGGATG
This genomic window from Argonema galeatum A003/A1 contains:
- the modA gene encoding molybdate ABC transporter substrate-binding protein; the protein is MKRRRIVTFIAGIAAVVMLTVGFGYVKTGYFAIAQGRSPLTVSAAISLTESLQEIKRIYTRSKPNIAVTYNFGASGALQQQIEQGAPVDVFFSAAAKQMDALQEKGLLITETRKTLLNNRIVLITPKNAPALRSFRDLTSSQVKRIAIGEPRSVPAGQYAQEVLNNLGIFEQIKPKIVYANNVRQVLTYVETGNVDAGIVYITDAKQSNGVKQGPIAPENLHSPIVYPVAVLKNSKNIPTARDFVQFLSSNLAKAVFEKYGFTMSNR
- the gap gene encoding type I glyceraldehyde-3-phosphate dehydrogenase, which produces MKRVAINGFGRIGRAFMRIAHQNPDVEVVAVNDVALKPDLAAYLLQYDSIYGRFPEDEVTPGEKGLKIGDREIPLLAERDPAALPWKDMGIDVVIESTGVFRSADKAGLHVQAGAKKVIISAPAKGEAVPTFVFGVNHEKYDKERDDVISAASCTTNCLSPLAKILNDEFGIDKAWMTTIHAYTADQRLVDMGHPEEWARGRAAAQNIVPTTTGAATAVGLVLPELKGRLDGIALRVPTPTGSVTDLNALLRKSVTAEEVNDAFRKYATNSMKAILKVSDLPLVSTDCVGDPHSAIVNLKSTSVLDSNFVKVLAYYDNEWGYSNRLVDLTIYI